Genomic window (Microcoleus sp. bin38.metabat.b11b12b14.051):
TGCATTGATATCTCTGTCGTGGTTAGTTCCACACTTAGGACATTTCCACTCTCGGACATTCAAAGGCAACTTTTCTACAACGTGACCACAATGCCCGCACCTCTTAGAACTGGGAAACCATCGGTCAATCTTGACAAAAGTACGACCATACCAGCCGCACTTGTATTCAAGTTGCCTGACCAATTCCCCCCAACTAGCATCACTGATAGCAAGGGCAAGTTTGTGGTTTTTGACCATAT
Coding sequences:
- a CDS encoding RNA-guided endonuclease TnpB family protein, whose protein sequence is MVKNHKLALAISDASWGELVRQLEYKCGWYGRTFVKIDRWFPSSKRCGHCGHVVEKLPLNVREWKCPKCGTNHDRDINAAKNILAAGLAVSVCGATVRPEQSKSVRAGARKQKPKL